A region from the Rhinoderma darwinii isolate aRhiDar2 chromosome 2, aRhiDar2.hap1, whole genome shotgun sequence genome encodes:
- the LOC142741838 gene encoding olfactory receptor class A-like protein 1, producing MDIRNLKAFIFILITVIGTPGNLYIVLKFVLIRLVEKKLLQTNVILLVVALAKLLIIFSRVIPQSLHAIGLEDLMNDGHCKFFGYTYRVSRAMSICTTSLLSCHQCILIAPSTKIWVYLKQKVTHNISVIILLILLMNLILYRTSFVYANAKKNFTSPFTLHLVYCDTDFETYVSYIANGIVFASRDFLFVAAMALASFYIVLVLLRHARTLKDIRSSDKFQTKSIEHKASRAVILLVLCYVIFLGLDNAMWIYTLTLSNVKTDMNDARIVLACAYSALSPIVIIVTNPKLQYRSIFRFWKKSHIQQTSLTGLNLKHVSR from the coding sequence ATGGACATTCGCAATCTGAAAGCTTTCATCTTCATTTTAATAACAGTGATTGGTACCCCAGGAAACCTCTATATTGTCTTGAAGTTTGTCCTCATCAGGCTTGTAGAGAAGAAACTACTGCAGACAAATGTAATTCTGTTGGTCGTGGCTTTAGCAAAGCTTTTAATTATTTTCTCTCGCGTTATCCCTCAATCACTACATGCCATAGGACTAGAAGATTTAATGAATGATGGACACTGCAAATTCTTTGGATACACCTACAGGGTGAGCAGAGCAATGTCTATTTGCACAACCAGCTTACTTAGCTGTCATCAGTGCATCCTCATTGCTCCATCTACTAAAATCTGGGTATATTTAAAGCAAAAAGTGACCCACAATATATCTGTTATCATTCTTTTAATTCTATTGATGAATCTTATTCTATACCGTACCAGTTTTGTGTATGCCAATGCAAAGAAGAATTTTACTTCACCTTTTACACTTCACTTGGTGTACTGTGACACAGACTTTGAAACGTATGTCTCTTACATTGCCAATGGAATTGTTTTTGCATCTAGGGATTTCCTTTTTGTTGCTGCTATGGCTCTTGCAAGTTTTTATATTGTCCTTGTGTTACTAAGACATGCAAGAACATTAAAAGATATAAGGAGCTCTGATAAGTTCCAGACTAAATCCATTGAGCACAAAGCTTCTAGAGCTGTTATTTTGCTTGTTCTCTGCTATGTCATATTCCTTGGACTGGACAATgctatgtggatttatacactGACTCTCTCTAATGTAAAAACAGATATGAATGATGCCAGGATTGTGCTAGCGTGTGCCTATTCTGCACTGAGCCCCATTGTCATTATTGTAACTAATCCAAAATTACAGTACCGATCGATATTTCGATTTTGGAAGAAAAGCCATATTCAGCAAACATCCTTAACTGGTCTTAATTTGAAGCATGTTAGTAGAtag